In the genome of Ignavibacteriales bacterium, one region contains:
- a CDS encoding conjugal transfer protein TraR, translating to MAKKTSTKKPAAKKASPKTAKKKTVLKKAAPKSGGKTIVKKSAKKAAPAKKTEKKKVVAKVKETKKKIVPKKITEKKPLKKMTEKPKKKDVVPVVEVISTAESRAKAIEKIKGYGKKDLEHFKEIILEKRDEIIEQLQNLKDQMLDPTTGEYINENSPYSLHMAEQGTDAMEREKTFLYAQRENKFLGYLEDALKRIEAGTYGICIECIEEPQHLCDTCPLIPKARLEAVPHSQLCLPIKQRQEKK from the coding sequence ATGGCTAAAAAAACTTCCACCAAAAAACCGGCAGCTAAAAAAGCATCACCTAAAACTGCTAAAAAGAAAACAGTGCTAAAAAAAGCTGCACCAAAATCTGGCGGTAAAACAATCGTCAAGAAGAGCGCCAAAAAAGCAGCTCCTGCAAAGAAAACAGAAAAGAAAAAGGTTGTAGCAAAAGTGAAAGAGACTAAGAAAAAAATTGTTCCAAAGAAAATTACAGAGAAAAAACCACTGAAAAAGATGACAGAAAAACCGAAGAAGAAAGATGTAGTTCCTGTTGTTGAAGTTATTTCAACAGCGGAATCACGTGCAAAAGCAATTGAAAAGATCAAAGGTTACGGAAAAAAGGATCTTGAGCATTTCAAAGAAATTATTCTTGAAAAGCGGGATGAGATTATCGAACAGCTCCAGAATCTTAAAGATCAGATGCTGGACCCGACGACCGGAGAATATATTAATGAAAATTCTCCATACTCACTTCATATGGCAGAACAGGGAACAGATGCTATGGAAAGGGAAAAAACTTTTCTATATGCACAAAGGGAAAATAAATTCCTTGGTTACCTTGAAGACGCATTAAAAAGAATTGAAGCAGGAACATATGGTATTTGCATTGAATGTATTGAAGAACCTCAGCATCTTTGTGATACCTGTCCGCTGATTCCAAAAGCAAGGCTTGAAGCTGTTCCTCACAGCCAGTTATGTCTGCCAATAAAACAGCGACAGGAAAAAAAATAA
- a CDS encoding isoleucine--tRNA ligase — protein MFKQNLDKAGYPEIEERILEFWKQNKIFEKSVTSRDASKSFTFYEGPPTANGKPGIHHVMARALKDLVCRYKTLQGYKVERKAGWDTHGLPVEIEVEKKLGIKHKSEVIEYGIEKYNQACRESVFTYLDLWEKMTTRMGYWVDLDSAYITLTNNYIESVWWALKTLFDKGLIYKDYKIVPQDPKSETVLSSHELALGYRETKDPSVYVLFKIKNKDEHFLVWTTTPWTLISNVALAVGADVDYVKIKNKGKVLILAKARLSVIDDEYEIIEEMKGSSLEGTDYEQLLPYCSVDKKAFYVVSGDFVSTEDGSGIVHIAPAFGADDYELSKKFGLPMLQPVTRGGLFTKEVTDFEGQFVKDADKDIIIKLKEQGKLYKKETIVHSYPFSWRHENVPVIYYARESWFIRTTEIANRMVQLNKTINWQPPEVGSGRFGNWLEENKDWALSRDRFWATPLPIWLSEDGDAFAVGSIEELKKGFIEENGKRVPVKDVADIDLHKPFVDKIFFERDGKIYKRTPELIDVWFDSGAMPFAQYHYPFENKEWFEKNFFPSDFICEGIDQTRGWFYTLHAISTMLFDSVAYKNVIVNELILDKNGLKMSKSKGNTVDPFMLFDKYGADATRWYLVTNSPPWRPTLFDEEGLVEVQRKFFGTLLNTYSFFVLYANIDKFNASEAHVPYEERPEIDRWVISKLNSLVKEYEQLMDDYDVTKAARAVSNFTIDHLSNWYVRRCRRRFWKSEMNKNKLSAYQTLYECLIKVAKLTSPFAPFIAEELYQNLNSVTKQEQFESVHLADFPDAEYQDKNLELKMEIAQQVVYLTRSMRAKANLKIRQPLLKIMVVVDRNKKEALEKMKDVILDEVNIKELIVLDDDSGIVNKSAKGNFKAIGPKFGKKVNPVANRIKAMTKDEISALEKEGSIKISLDGEEIEILKTDVEIISTEIEGWVVESEEGVTIALDTELNDELIAEGFAREFVNRVQNMRKDSGFEVTDRIKINFTSDSKLNDAIKLFHDYISNETLADNIYSQLNENGGVNQNWKIGEYDCSIQIERV, from the coding sequence ATGTTCAAGCAGAATTTAGATAAAGCGGGTTATCCTGAAATTGAAGAAAGAATATTAGAGTTCTGGAAACAAAATAAAATTTTTGAAAAAAGTGTAACGTCAAGAGACGCATCAAAGTCATTTACATTTTATGAAGGTCCGCCAACAGCAAATGGTAAACCCGGTATTCATCACGTTATGGCGCGCGCACTTAAAGATCTTGTTTGCCGTTACAAAACTCTGCAAGGTTACAAAGTTGAAAGAAAAGCCGGCTGGGATACTCACGGACTTCCGGTTGAAATTGAAGTTGAAAAAAAGCTCGGTATAAAACACAAAAGCGAAGTTATCGAATACGGAATTGAAAAATATAACCAGGCTTGCCGCGAATCAGTTTTTACATATTTAGACCTTTGGGAAAAAATGACAACCCGTATGGGTTACTGGGTTGATCTCGATTCCGCTTATATCACACTTACAAATAATTATATTGAATCTGTCTGGTGGGCACTTAAAACTCTTTTTGATAAAGGACTTATTTATAAAGATTATAAAATTGTTCCGCAGGATCCTAAATCAGAAACAGTTCTTTCATCACACGAACTTGCACTTGGTTACCGGGAAACTAAAGACCCGTCAGTTTATGTTCTCTTCAAAATAAAAAATAAAGATGAACACTTTCTTGTATGGACAACAACTCCATGGACATTGATCTCAAATGTTGCACTTGCTGTCGGCGCTGATGTTGACTACGTGAAGATAAAAAACAAAGGAAAAGTTTTAATTCTCGCCAAAGCCCGGTTAAGTGTTATTGATGACGAATATGAAATCATTGAAGAGATGAAGGGTTCATCACTTGAAGGAACAGATTACGAACAACTTCTACCATATTGCAGTGTTGATAAAAAAGCCTTCTATGTAGTAAGCGGAGATTTTGTTTCCACAGAAGATGGTTCCGGTATTGTACACATCGCACCTGCGTTTGGTGCCGATGATTATGAGTTGTCGAAGAAGTTTGGTTTGCCAATGCTTCAGCCTGTTACACGCGGCGGTTTGTTCACGAAAGAAGTAACCGACTTTGAAGGACAATTTGTTAAAGATGCTGATAAGGACATTATCATAAAACTTAAAGAGCAAGGTAAACTTTATAAGAAGGAAACGATTGTTCACTCTTATCCTTTTAGCTGGCGGCATGAAAATGTTCCCGTGATTTACTATGCGAGAGAATCATGGTTTATCCGCACAACTGAAATTGCAAACCGGATGGTTCAGTTAAATAAAACAATTAATTGGCAGCCTCCGGAAGTTGGTTCTGGAAGATTCGGCAACTGGCTGGAAGAAAACAAAGACTGGGCTTTGTCACGTGACAGATTCTGGGCGACACCGTTACCAATATGGTTAAGTGAAGACGGCGATGCATTTGCAGTTGGCAGTATTGAGGAACTTAAAAAAGGTTTCATTGAAGAAAATGGTAAACGAGTACCGGTTAAAGATGTAGCGGACATCGATCTTCATAAACCTTTTGTCGACAAAATATTTTTTGAGCGTGATGGCAAAATTTATAAACGAACACCTGAACTGATTGACGTGTGGTTTGATTCAGGGGCAATGCCATTTGCACAATATCATTATCCTTTTGAAAATAAAGAATGGTTCGAAAAGAATTTCTTCCCGTCAGATTTTATATGTGAAGGAATTGACCAGACAAGAGGATGGTTCTACACACTTCATGCTATCTCAACAATGTTGTTTGACAGTGTTGCTTACAAAAATGTAATTGTTAACGAACTCATTCTTGATAAGAATGGCTTGAAGATGTCCAAATCAAAAGGCAATACAGTTGATCCGTTTATGCTTTTTGATAAGTACGGTGCCGACGCGACACGCTGGTATCTTGTAACAAACAGTCCGCCCTGGCGACCAACTTTATTTGATGAAGAAGGTCTGGTTGAAGTTCAAAGAAAGTTTTTTGGAACATTGTTAAATACTTATTCATTCTTTGTGTTGTACGCAAACATTGATAAGTTCAATGCTTCAGAAGCACATGTTCCTTATGAAGAACGCCCGGAAATTGACAGGTGGGTAATATCAAAACTGAATTCACTTGTTAAAGAATACGAACAGTTGATGGATGATTACGATGTAACAAAAGCGGCAAGAGCAGTTTCAAATTTTACTATTGATCATCTTTCAAACTGGTATGTAAGAAGGTGCCGCAGAAGATTCTGGAAATCTGAAATGAATAAAAATAAATTGTCAGCTTACCAGACTCTTTATGAATGTTTGATAAAAGTTGCAAAACTTACTTCGCCATTCGCACCGTTTATTGCTGAAGAATTATATCAGAATCTTAATTCAGTAACAAAACAAGAACAGTTTGAATCTGTTCACCTTGCAGATTTTCCGGATGCAGAATACCAGGATAAAAACCTTGAACTGAAAATGGAAATCGCACAGCAGGTTGTGTATCTGACACGATCAATGCGTGCAAAAGCAAATCTTAAAATCCGTCAGCCGCTTCTTAAGATTATGGTTGTTGTTGACAGGAATAAAAAAGAAGCTCTTGAAAAAATGAAGGATGTAATTCTTGATGAAGTTAATATCAAAGAATTAATCGTGCTTGATGATGATTCAGGAATTGTAAACAAGAGCGCAAAAGGAAACTTCAAAGCAATCGGACCTAAGTTCGGTAAAAAAGTTAATCCTGTTGCCAACCGTATCAAAGCAATGACAAAGGATGAAATTTCTGCTTTAGAAAAAGAAGGCAGTATAAAGATCAGTCTGGACGGTGAAGAAATAGAAATCCTAAAAACAGATGTTGAAATTATAAGTACTGAAATTGAAGGCTGGGTTGTTGAAAGTGAAGAAGGTGTGACAATTGCTCTTGATACCGAATTAAATGATGAACTGATTGCAGAAGGGTTTGCAAGAGAATTTGTCAACCGCGTACAGAACATGCGGAAAGATTCAGGCTTTGAAGTTACAGACAGGATAAAAATAAATTTTACATCAGATTCAAAATTAAATGATGCAATAAAATTATTTCATGATTATATTTCCAATGAGACACTTGCAGATAATATTTATTCACAATTAAATGAGAACGGGGGAGTTAATCAAAATTGGAAAATCGGGGAGTATGACTGCTCCATTCAAATTGAAAGGGTGTAA
- a CDS encoding RluA family pseudouridine synthase: protein MTNLIKEKKFRFELPDGKRPQRIDLFLTNTIENATRSKVQKLIEAGYVQVNGKIVKASHLVQANDIIEAVQPISPRPEFNEPEAIPLDIVYEDEYLIIVNKPPGMVAHPGYANYTGTLVNALLHHTKKLSSANESDRPGIVHRIDKDTSGLLVVAKDDWTHAKLGEQFSRHEIEREYWAIVWGIFNKKAGMIDTLITRSKKDRKKFTVSEDEGKQAITYYEVKQEYDFTSLIKLNLKTGRTHQIRVHLSSMHHPVFGDPAYGGRELVYGSSLPKIKSRVQNLLELMKRQALHAKTLGFIHPHTNKFVLFNSELPEDMKELMKLL from the coding sequence ATGACCAACCTGATAAAGGAAAAGAAATTCCGCTTTGAACTGCCGGATGGTAAACGTCCGCAACGGATAGATCTTTTTCTTACCAACACAATTGAAAATGCAACACGCTCAAAAGTACAGAAACTGATCGAAGCAGGTTATGTTCAAGTTAACGGCAAAATTGTAAAAGCCAGTCATCTTGTACAGGCGAATGATATAATCGAAGCAGTACAACCAATCTCACCGCGACCCGAATTCAACGAGCCTGAAGCAATACCGCTCGACATAGTTTATGAAGATGAATACCTTATCATCGTAAACAAACCGCCGGGAATGGTAGCGCATCCCGGTTATGCAAACTATACCGGCACACTTGTAAACGCGCTTCTTCATCATACAAAAAAATTAAGTTCGGCTAATGAATCAGACAGACCGGGTATTGTTCACCGGATTGATAAAGATACAAGCGGACTTCTTGTTGTTGCTAAAGATGATTGGACGCACGCAAAACTCGGAGAACAATTTTCTCGGCACGAAATTGAAAGAGAATACTGGGCAATTGTATGGGGTATATTTAATAAAAAAGCCGGAATGATCGATACACTCATCACAAGAAGTAAAAAGGACAGAAAAAAATTTACAGTAAGTGAAGACGAAGGCAAGCAGGCTATCACATACTATGAAGTAAAACAGGAATATGATTTTACATCACTAATTAAACTTAACCTGAAAACTGGAAGAACACACCAGATACGTGTTCATCTTTCATCAATGCATCACCCTGTATTTGGTGATCCTGCGTACGGCGGAAGAGAATTGGTTTATGGTTCATCACTTCCTAAAATAAAAAGCCGTGTGCAGAATCTTTTAGAGTTAATGAAACGTCAGGCACTTCACGCAAAGACACTGGGATTTATTCACCCACACACAAATAAATTTGTTCTCTTCAACTCTGAACTACCGGAGGATATGAAGGAGTTGATGAAACTGCTTTAA
- a CDS encoding DUF4263 domain-containing protein: MNTSIKIKTSLVDGSGIDDEISVQELIYRLLGDDVKPPLTNCRIEFNDGSQEVSIGLSKNSDNFSISVGENVLEEFTIQSTSKYTAECNEIPIRKTKNTRLVFKPLLIDNLKNKNAVIKGSFFFQKKGIKDDWIDLKDLSLSNLKSGEYVKLELKSDELLNFVKEIVSLYKFHIKEGIQFGETKYIKAHGSLNELSQINEGELKTFFELNKKAGVNVFSKLINYAITIDDSNQLVERLEKLEVDSLQKLNSIVGLSNLKKIYESWLNQSDNADEDYWQKHFAENSFLLSQIFAFPIIILKGKAYVGGKSFDNKGANLLDFLCQNSLTKNTVLIEIKTPMTKLLGSKYRDNIYNVSSDVSGAIIQVSNYKYSLSKDFYSLRSEKLQDMETFNPQSLVIVGNIERELIENDQKKSFELFRNELKNVQIISYDELFSKVKILIDLLEGNDIEHL, from the coding sequence ATGAATACTTCAATTAAAATAAAAACTTCTCTTGTAGATGGCAGTGGAATAGATGATGAAATATCTGTTCAAGAATTAATATATAGACTACTTGGAGATGATGTTAAACCACCATTGACTAATTGCAGAATAGAATTTAATGATGGATCACAAGAAGTTTCAATTGGACTATCCAAAAACAGTGACAATTTTTCAATATCAGTTGGTGAAAATGTTTTAGAAGAGTTTACTATTCAATCCACATCTAAGTATACAGCGGAATGCAATGAAATCCCGATAAGAAAAACAAAAAATACTCGTTTAGTTTTTAAACCGCTTCTTATTGATAATCTTAAGAATAAAAATGCTGTTATAAAAGGAAGTTTCTTTTTTCAAAAAAAAGGAATCAAAGATGATTGGATAGATTTAAAGGATCTTAGTCTATCTAATTTGAAGTCTGGGGAATATGTAAAACTAGAACTTAAGTCAGATGAATTACTAAATTTTGTTAAAGAAATTGTATCGTTATATAAGTTCCATATAAAAGAAGGCATTCAATTTGGCGAAACCAAATACATTAAAGCTCACGGTAGTTTAAATGAATTAAGTCAGATAAATGAAGGCGAGTTAAAAACTTTTTTTGAGTTAAATAAAAAGGCTGGTGTAAACGTATTTTCAAAATTGATTAATTATGCGATTACTATTGATGACAGTAACCAGCTTGTAGAACGGCTTGAGAAATTAGAAGTCGATAGTTTACAGAAACTTAATAGTATAGTTGGATTAAGCAACCTAAAAAAAATTTATGAATCTTGGCTAAATCAATCGGATAATGCTGATGAAGATTATTGGCAAAAACATTTTGCGGAAAATTCATTTTTATTATCGCAGATTTTCGCATTTCCAATAATAATTTTAAAAGGTAAAGCTTATGTTGGGGGGAAATCTTTTGATAACAAAGGCGCAAATCTGTTAGATTTTTTGTGTCAAAATTCTCTTACAAAAAATACAGTTTTAATAGAAATTAAAACTCCTATGACAAAACTACTAGGTTCAAAATATCGTGATAATATTTACAATGTTTCTTCTGATGTTTCAGGAGCAATAATTCAAGTATCAAATTATAAATATAGTCTAAGCAAAGATTTCTATAGCCTAAGAAGTGAAAAGCTACAAGATATGGAAACATTTAATCCACAAAGTCTTGTGATAGTCGGTAATATAGAACGTGAGTTAATAGAAAATGACCAGAAAAAATCTTTTGAATTATTTAGAAATGAATTAAAGAATGTACAAATAATCAGCTATGATGAATTATTTTCTAAAGTAAAGATATTAATTGATTTATTAGAAGGAAATGATATAGAGCATTTATAA
- a CDS encoding signal peptidase II produces the protein MKVLYLSFFVVLIDQVSKLLVKGFSIPFLNINYPGMYHGQRVPVLDDFFRLTFIENPGMAFGFDPGLDLKFYVSLFSLIASIGLIIYIYVVRKQKLSLRIALAFILGGAVGNLIDRVFYGVFYNYAGLFYGRVVDFLDFDFFDVNFLGRSYERWPIFNIADAAVTIGVLILIIFYKHHNKTVEESEPAVESATGEIINESTTSSQLVEEIVDSKNDLTEKNDSANDQPDKGKEIPL, from the coding sequence TTGAAAGTTTTATATTTATCATTCTTTGTCGTATTGATTGACCAGGTTTCAAAACTTCTTGTAAAAGGATTTTCGATTCCTTTTCTTAATATCAATTACCCGGGGATGTACCATGGTCAGCGAGTTCCGGTGCTGGATGATTTTTTCAGGCTGACATTTATTGAAAATCCGGGAATGGCATTCGGATTTGATCCCGGACTCGACCTGAAATTTTATGTTTCTCTCTTCTCGCTTATCGCAAGTATTGGATTGATCATTTACATCTACGTTGTTCGTAAACAAAAACTTAGTTTAAGAATTGCACTTGCGTTTATACTCGGCGGCGCTGTCGGTAATTTAATCGACAGAGTTTTTTACGGAGTGTTTTATAATTATGCCGGATTGTTTTATGGAAGAGTTGTCGATTTCCTTGACTTCGATTTTTTTGATGTGAACTTTCTCGGTCGTAGTTATGAACGATGGCCCATTTTTAATATTGCCGATGCTGCGGTTACTATCGGTGTGCTTATACTTATCATATTCTACAAACATCATAATAAAACGGTTGAAGAATCTGAACCAGCCGTTGAAAGTGCGACTGGTGAAATAATAAATGAATCAACTACATCATCTCAGTTAGTCGAAGAAATAGTTGATTCAAAAAATGATCTGACAGAAAAAAACGATTCAGCAAATGACCAACCTGATAAAGGAAAAGAAATTCCGCTTTGA
- the lspA gene encoding signal peptidase II, with amino-acid sequence MKVLIVSLCIVLVDQVSKLIARGISIPFLGIDWQGLNHGQRNTVWGDVFNITLVENPGIAFGINPGTELKLVISILTLAACIGLFIYLYKIKTEKLSSRFAIAMILGGAVGNLIDRTFYGLIYGYAPLFHGSVVDFFDIRIFELFLFNSTIGTYIFNIADVAVTIGVVILLFSLRKQPDRNSVVDESAIVTENQD; translated from the coding sequence TTGAAAGTTTTAATAGTTTCATTATGTATTGTATTAGTTGACCAGGTATCCAAACTTATCGCCCGCGGAATTTCAATACCCTTTCTCGGCATTGACTGGCAGGGATTAAATCACGGGCAGCGAAACACTGTTTGGGGAGATGTATTTAATATTACGCTTGTTGAAAATCCTGGAATTGCTTTCGGGATCAACCCGGGCACTGAATTAAAACTTGTAATATCAATTCTTACACTTGCTGCCTGCATAGGTCTCTTTATTTATCTGTATAAAATCAAAACCGAAAAATTATCATCTCGTTTTGCCATCGCTATGATTCTTGGCGGCGCAGTAGGAAATCTTATTGACAGAACTTTTTACGGATTGATATACGGCTATGCCCCTTTATTCCACGGCAGTGTAGTGGATTTTTTTGATATAAGGATATTTGAACTTTTCCTTTTCAACAGCACCATTGGTACATACATATTTAATATTGCGGATGTTGCCGTCACTATCGGTGTGGTTATACTTTTGTTTTCATTAAGGAAACAGCCTGACAGAAATTCCGTTGTTGACGAATCAGCTATAGTTACAGAAAACCAGGATTGA
- a CDS encoding purine-nucleoside phosphorylase — protein sequence MSSLKEKIDETLSVIRSKTKDQFPVGIILGTGLGGLVKEIKIDHEIDYSELPHFPLSTVESHHGKLILGSIGNKKVVAMQGRFHYYEGYTMQQITYPVRVMKFLGVTDLLVSNACGGMNPLFKRGDLMLMVDHINLLGDNPLIGKNEDEFGPRFPDMSEPYSHQLINIAEEVALDNKIKIQKGVYVAVPGPNLETKAEYRFLRAIGADVVGMSTIPENIVANHMGMKVLGMSIITDECFPDSLKPVNVQEIIAAAMAAEPKMTLVLKEVIRRI from the coding sequence ATGAGCAGTTTAAAAGAAAAAATCGATGAGACTCTTTCAGTAATCAGATCTAAGACTAAAGATCAGTTCCCGGTTGGTATAATACTCGGCACAGGTCTGGGAGGATTGGTCAAGGAAATAAAAATAGATCATGAAATTGATTATTCTGAACTTCCTCATTTTCCTCTTTCAACTGTGGAGTCACATCACGGGAAATTAATTCTCGGCTCAATCGGAAATAAAAAAGTAGTCGCAATGCAGGGACGCTTTCATTACTACGAAGGTTACACAATGCAGCAGATTACCTACCCCGTAAGAGTGATGAAATTTCTCGGGGTAACTGATTTGCTTGTTTCAAATGCCTGCGGTGGAATGAATCCGCTTTTCAAACGCGGCGATCTTATGCTTATGGTTGATCACATTAATCTTCTTGGGGATAATCCTCTGATAGGAAAAAATGAAGATGAATTCGGTCCCCGTTTCCCTGATATGAGCGAGCCATACAGTCATCAGCTTATAAATATTGCAGAAGAAGTTGCACTTGATAATAAAATTAAAATTCAAAAAGGTGTTTATGTTGCTGTGCCGGGACCCAATCTGGAAACAAAAGCTGAGTACAGGTTTTTAAGAGCAATCGGCGCAGATGTAGTTGGTATGTCAACCATTCCTGAAAATATTGTAGCAAACCACATGGGGATGAAAGTTCTTGGAATGAGTATCATAACAGATGAATGTTTTCCTGATTCATTAAAACCTGTTAACGTTCAGGAAATAATAGCTGCAGCCATGGCTGCCGAACCTAAAATGACTTTAGTATTGAAGGAAGTAATCAGGAGAATCTAA